TAACAGATCACTAATTTCTTCATTTGGGTTTACTGATTAAAACATCAGAACCAGAAGGTGAGAAGTAATTTTGGTGTCAGACAATCAGTTTTGTGGTCATTGAGGGGTAGTGGAGCACTGGTGGTATAGTTTTAAGTCACAAATGCACTAACTTTGACATAAAAACATAGCATTTTGCTTGGCAATAGAATATAGGGCATGAGGGTCAAAGAATcaggtttgtaaaaaaaaaaaaacacagacatgattCTTTTTTTCGACTATACTCTGTATTtgagaaatgtctaaaacatTTAATCCAGCTGTTTATTACTCTGCCTTTCATCATAAAAGGttgtttcaaacatgtttttcataaaTCTGTCTACACATTCATGGAAAGGAATCGCAAGATTCACAGTATTACTCAATAATCATGACTGCAGCCAAACACTCATCTCTTCCAGCTGCTGTAAAGTTGACCATAaagatcatttttgttttcttaaagttTCCCATACAAGCAACTTTTCTTCCTTTGCCTGCCCATATCATGACAGCAGGAACATTCCCCACAAAGAGCTTGACAGAGAACAGAGCAGAGCTACTGAAGGCTTTAACACCACACATCTATGAATGTTACATTACAGGAGGATTTAGTCAGATTGAGAAGTGCGAAGATAAGCACGGGAAGGTGAATGATTGAGCGAGAGAAACGctgtgcagggagagtgagtggaggCAGATGAAGGAGGTAGGACAGGctcaatgcaaaaaaaaacaacaagatatGATATGAGGTGAGGTGTGGGGGAGTGTAAGTGTAGAGAAATTTGGAGCCTGGGGTGTGACCCAAGCCCAAACACTAGACGTTGCTGTAGCCTGCCAAAGCCAAGATGCTAAACTCTCAGATCCAGGAATTGCTCTATGACAGCAGCTACAACCCCACCTCACATATTTGTGTTGCATAGTCGATCAAAGCTGTACCAGGATCCTCCGTATCAAGGCTGCTTGTGTATCATTTAGCAGCATCACCATCTGTTCTGCTGCATAGCTAGTGTTTCAGCCCTTGTATTGACGCCAAACTGAAAGTGAAAAGCGCTGGTGTGGAGTGCAAAGGGAAACGAGATGACATTTCAGTGGTCCCACCCAGAGCAGAGTCAAATGTTCGGTTGTAAGAACATGAATGGAAAGACAGGAGTGCCATAACTGCGTACCGTATGTGGAGAGTGAGATGACCTGGCAGCGGCGTACCAAGCAACGCCGAGCACGGAAAGTCCTCATCTCCAGCTAGTTTAAGTaaactgtgataaatgtgttACGGGTTAACAAAGTGTTTATGAAACAGGAAATTAAGTCACCTCCCCAAAGAGGCACGGTGGCTGCGGCAGTTCAATTAAAGTAAAAGCTTTATTCTTTCTTGTAGCATAGTTTTCACAGTGCAGTGTGATcgaaacacaacaaagtgtaAACTTTCTTGTCTTCCCCATGAACAGCTGAGATAAGGCCTCGCTCTCCCAGATAAGGGTAAAGATCCAGTATACTAACATGGGTGTGGGGGGAGATTTGTGTCCTATCCGCAGGACAGCTGTTGTAACAGGTAGAGAGACAGGCCTGTAATTACCAGTGGGAGGAACCAGATTCCAGCAACAGGCTAAATACCTGCCTCCTCCATATACTCAGCTCCACCTTCCCACATCCCACTCGTCAATGTCTTGTTTCTCCACCTCACCCTGTTTTACACATGAAGCGTCTGACCCTGGTCGCCATTCTTCTCCTTCATAGGGTGTTAGCAGCTTTATTCTCTATTAAATGTAACCATCAACCTGCAGTCATGAGCTAATTCCAGTGCTGAACGGCATAAAGTGGCTCGTTTCCAAACTAGGAAAATGAGCTAAATAACATTTGGACCATTTTTGAAACAAGAGGTCAATTTGTGTGAGTTTCTAGAAAGGGTGTTACTGCTAACTGACAGCAGGAATTTAGCCTCATCCACCACAAAGTTACCACAATCGAGGTTAAAACAATTAAGCTAGAACATGCTGTGCGTAAAACTGTGTATCCTTACAGCTTGTTTTGTAATATAAGGAAAGTGAGttgtgcagtaaaaaaaaaaaaagccacaaatgaaaaagacagtTGATGAATATTCGAAAAACTTTCTTTCCAGTGGGAGTCTACTTAAATTACTCTGTTAAAATAAAGTCATCTCTCATTTACTTCCCAGCAGAAGTTGGATTGCCTCCCTCCCACACATACTCAAATAAGGgctgagcttttcttttttttaataattgcaaTTGCACTTGGCTTTCTCCCTTTCCCAGTGTGGGAAGGTTGGCTCCGTTTAAGAAGACACACTGAGGGATAAGGCTGTTTTAAGGGGCTGCACAGAGGACTAAGGCTGCAGAGGGGTGTTCTCTGGCATTCCACAGAGGTAGGAAACACATTGCTCCCCATGGGCACTGCTTAAACCGGACCTGAGTCAGTCAAGATCTCAGTGGCCATCAGCCTGATTTCCTTCCTGCCAAGCTACCCTGTCACAAACACGCTGCAAACACACTGATAATAGGCTCAGGAAACTCAGCAGAGAGAGGCAAGAGGGGAGAAGAGCGAGGGAGGGATAGGTAATCAAGGGCAGAGAGgcataaatattaaataaaaatagtcaaaaagaaagagaaagatatGATGGAGAACAGGTGACAGAATAAGTAAGGGAGAACCCAATGCTCAGGTTTCAGGAAACCCCCAGTCCCCaagggacagaaaatgaaagagagagggagacagagtgAGGGTGAAGGAGTACATTTCATGTtgtctttaatctcatttttctattttccccTCTCTTTGGATTGCATCTAAGCAGAACAAAATCATGCCCCTTCGGTCTGAAAGTTGCTTTGTTCTCCATTTTGGGCTCTCAAGCACGGTCCATCCACCAAAGTCTTTCTTTTGAAGTGGTGAATAAAAGAAGGGTAGTGTGGATGCCTGCCTGATAGGGTGAGCAGTGTAGGCATGTAGAGAAcaatggagcaaagacacaaaaccAGAGAAAAATATGTTTATCATAATAGCTCAAGAGTCATTGCAAAATTACAGCCAAAAACCATTTTGGCTGAACAAACAGCATAGGCAGGCTAGCCAAACAAACAGCGctaataaagcagtaaaaaagCTGTGGATGCCATGAGAGCAACGCAGAGCATCAGACCAGATGCAACTCTCAGTCCTACTAACTTGTAACGCCTGTGATCTCTGAACTCCTCTGGTTGCCTGAAGATGTTGGGTGGAGATCAGAAGGGATACACGTGTTCAGGGAATTTATGGATGAGATTGGAATTCACAAAAACCCATTAGGCAAACAATGATTAATTTGGGCCGTGGCCACTATGGCTTTGTACTGCAGGGTCTACTGTACAAGTGGAATaacaaattcattattttcatagtttttaaAACCAACTAGAATTGTAGGACAGTTAGGTTTAAGGTTTTGGTGTGTACTTTTTTcattatatgtataaataaagttttcaaGTAACTACAATTCAATACTGGTCATAATCACTTCATCGTATATCAGAAAAGTGTTTGCATGTCTCCTTTAGAGGCACAATTATTTTTAGTAGGGGACGAAATTCAATTCAGTATGATTGGGTTTGATTTGATTCGACTCGATGTAATACAATTCTTTATTTAATACAGACTTTGTCTGCTATTTGTCAAGAGCCACTTGATATCAACTCCCACAAGAGTTGCTTGTGAGGAGGGGAACACCACAGCAGcatcattaaatcattttacaacatttaagaTGGGACACTGATTGGTTCATACACATTTTATATCGATACAGTGGTCTGTATATCGAGTGTATTCCtatcttttacttttaaaaccaACTACAGATAAGTTTTTTTGTTATGCACCTATAAACTTATATAATCACATGTCACAAACATCACGCCACTACaatcatgtgaccagaatgtgaATACATGTGTGTTGGAGTATCAGCACAGCTGTGTTATTAACAGCTTAGTTGTTTTAAAGGGATAAAAATGGCTGATATCGGGCTTAGAGTGGCATCGTTAATGTCCAACATtagaaaaaagtggtatcaaAGTGGCATCACTACATTTCGTTCTCCTGAAGACCCCAACGGAAataggagtgtttttttttgcattgttcTGATTTATATTAGTAAGAAAATGTCAGGTTTCTTGTACACTACATTTCATTATTATGCTGAGATGTGGTTGGCCAACAAATTGACAATACATCCATGTGCAATAGTTGTTATTGCAGATTGGAAAAAATTACTAAAGAATGGACACAGTGTATCTCCACTGTGCGAGTGTGTGCCTGAGAATAACAGAGTTTAAATCACAGACTTGACGTAGTCTGTCTTTATTCGCAACAACGGGTGCCCATGTGTGTACATTACTTAGATGTGAGTTCTGTGGTACTCACTGGTCATGTTGAACTTGTGGAGCACCTTGGAGAAgtactcctcttcctcctgctctgtgGAGATGTCTGTTTGGACCTCTGTCAGCTGCTCCTTCAGCATCTCCTTGGAGCTGTTGTAGAGGGAGAGCATAGCGGAGGGAATCTCCTCCTTGTCTCCCGCCTGCTCCGGCTCAGGCTCCTTTGCCAGACGCAGTTTGCTGAGGATTTGGCTCCTAATGGCCTCAATGCGTTTTTTCTTCACCATCTCAAGGTCCACTGTCTGACATGTAGACATGCTGCTTACATTGCCCACCGTGTACACAACCATGAGCATCAACAGTGCCAGCTTCATGGTACCAATCTCACTGTTAGAAATTATGTGAGTGGTTTTTGGCAAATCCTCCCTTGCTTTTTCTATTTCACTAGCTGCCTCCGATGCTTAGGGAACAGTGAATCACTCCACCGTGGAAAGGTGCTGTTTACACACAGCAGAACAATTAAGGCAGTGTGGAGAGTCCTGAAAGTCCAGGACTACCAGCGCCACTGCTGTGAAAACCACCTAGCGCCTGTGACTTGTTTGCATAGAAGCAGGTGGAGAGAATCCCAGTGcagaacagacagacatcaAATGACGAGCCAACCTCTGACTCAGCCAAACAGGTAACTGTGACGTCCCAGACACTGAAGGAGTTCAGAATGGAGCTGTCAAATGCCAACAGAGTCCATCCAAGCATGTAGGTAAACACCTCCAAGTCTATTTAACACGGTCAGTCCAAAACAACCAACCAGCACGGAAACACTCAACTAAGCAGGTTTGGTACTTACAGAACAGCTAAAACAAATCCTTACTCCACGTGTCAGCACAGTGCCATGTAGCTCACGGTCTGAATGAAGcagtaaaacacacagcaaaatGAAGAGCAACTGTCAGAATTTACTTACTAAAACAAGGCTTCTCAGAGGAGATTAAGAGGTATTCTGAACATGAATGTAACATCTAATGCCTTTGTAAATGTCTCTGTAAAAGAGAGGACAGCAGTGATCTGTCCTAAACAACCTTCCTTTTTCTCTGTTAGTGAAGTTTGATCAGATGACCTCTTACTTCCTTTACAGCCAAGATACAACTCTCAGGGGCTTTGAGTCAACCAAGCGATGATCGAGTGTCCACAGAGAagggagtaaaagtaaaatagagTGAGAGAATCTTCAATCTTATTCAAAAAGCATACACAGTCAAGTTAATAAGAACTGTCCCttcagagagaaaaatgtgacaaacttGTTAACGCTCTCCACTCTGACTACCTCTTTTTCGCAGTAACAGCATGTGATCAGTGTACAGCTGTAGTTCACCAGAAGTTGCTTTCAACACCTCCAACTCATGCCTGTTTCACAGACAGAGCAGCTGTCCCTCTATAAATGTGTCCTCATTCTCAAATGCAATAGTATGTTAGTGCGCGGGACGCTATCAAATCTCTCCGTCTGCCAATGATCAGCTGTCCTCCAGTTAGAAAATATAAATTACCAAGCTTGACAAACCTTCCCTTTAAATGACCGTACCAtccagacacagcagcagcaatgacaacaacagcaactgtAACAGTCCCACTCAGCTCACGCTGCTTTAGGAATCAGATTGCAGCCCCGTCTGTGTCCACTTTCTATCCATCCATCGGTATCACCTCGTTTCTGCACGTCACAGCTTCCTCACACCTCCCCTCTTGAGCCTCCTCTGACACAACTCCCTATTCACACCTCTGCCTTTCTACTTCTGCGCTCCCTCTTTTCTGGTGCTTGTCAGAGCTTGCTGGTGACAAAGTGATTTGTGGGAGCTCTAAGCTCGGCTAACTTTTCCTctgcactccctctctctctttctctcactctctttttctgGTTCCTGTTACTTGTCTAATAGAGCGAGGAGCTCTCCGCCCAGGAAATGAGGGTAACGGCTACAGTGTAAAACATCTGCTGTTTAACAGAGTTCTGCTGCCTGCCTCCCATCCACATCAGGAAGCCAGGAACTGAACGTGCTGAATTACATTACTGATATTAGAGGCACTAGCTCACTCACACTCTTCTGGCCTGTCTGAGACTGAGGCTGTGAAGAATGACTGACAACAAGCCTTGCATGGCATCTAGTGTCTAGCCAGATGACCGCCACATTTACCTGGTGGTTGAGAAGGTGAATGCCTGCCAGAGGAGAGTACTGAAGCACAAGCTGGTCTAAAAGTAGACTGGTGAATTTCAAGTCATGGAGAGCCAACAGGGCAGGACCATGTGATGCACCCTCCAaggtctgggttttttttagaggTTGGATTGTATATTTTCAAAAAGGAGGGCCAGACTAAAACAAACTGTTGATGGTTTCACTCATCTCGCCCCTGTCTGAGGGATGATTCAACAGGGAAATGAACATAGTAAATTGCCATTGTAGtcttaggtttttttttttatgtttttgctaAATGTGTTTCACATGGGCGTCTATTGTTTTCCATTCACTGGGAAAGTTTTAAAGAATGGTGACATTTACCATAAGGAAACTTAAGGCAAAAATCCCCTACGATACCAGCATAAATGTTATTCCCACAGTGACATCAGCTCTATCTCACTGACTTACCATTAATGATACGTTGTAGTGATTAAAATGAGGGTTGTTATGTCAACAACTATTACTGTCACTTATCTTGTTATGTAGGTCTGCCGGAGCTTTAATGGATGTGTACTGCCACCTGATGGTCTAAAATGGTATAACATTTGCCTCATGTTTGAATTTTCCCTCATATAATCAATATGTATATTGTAATTACGAGTCAATAAAATACCTTAAAATGATTAAGTCCTCAAAAATATTTGTCCACGAAAATATTCAATTAACTCTcaaagaggagcaaagaaaatcataacatttaagaggctgaaatcaAATACtatgttttaatttaagatATTTATCAATTAACAAAGTAGTTGGCAATTCATTTACTAATCAATACACAATCATGTgcaaacatataaacatatgtgCTAACGTGAGCTTAGTAAACATTCTGGCCTATCTTATTTATTCTAAATTGGTGTTTTAACAGCAGTACCTGAGCACAACAACTCTGGTGCCTCACTGACTCCAACAAATCTTACCAGTCTGCCATGGGGCATTTCATAACCTTTGCCACATGGCTTCGATGCCAGCACCtctggtgtctgtgtgtctctgaacACTTGAGTGCAACAAGGTCTGCTTTCCCACCATTCACCTTGAAGTCCTACATGCGATTCTGCAAAGGGTCCCATTAGACGAGCCAAGGGAGGACgctgggaggaaaaaaatgttcacagtCAACAAAGAGAGCAGATATATAATGAGTCATGTTACCACATCAGAGCTAGTCCTGCACATTTCACATctgtggtaaaatgacattatgCTGTAGCTCCAAACAGCTTGTATTAACTAGTACTGCAGTGCATATATAGTTATATAAGAGTTAAtatagagcaggggtctcaaactcaaatgacctgtgggccactgagaTTCCAGTGTGGTCATGAGGAGGCAAGTCAAGTCAAGATGAGTCAAACTTTTTGGTAAAAGCAGCTGTTCAGTTGTTTGTCTGGTTTATGGCTCATGTTTATAATACATTCAACTACATCAGCATAATAAGGCAatacctacctaccaaccaaccaaccaaacaacctAGCTAACTAccgttttatttataaataacaaCTGCATTTTTGCCAGCCTATCATTGAATTCACACTAATTAATGCTCGACAAAATGTCGGTAGTCTAATAACACAACAGAGAAACCATTTTAAAAGCTATGTTTACAGATATAAGGacatatatatggatatatgtCACTGAAGTTGCTGTTAGCTTTATTAGCATGCCAGGCTAGCAGGAAAACACACCTGGTGGCTGCGTCACTGCCTCACCTGCCGCTGCTGTGTCTCCTTGTCGAAATATAGTTCCACTAAACCGaaccacaagggggcgctgcgGCAAATAAAACACGTCAAACACTCGATACTACACCTGTTCCGGTAGCCAGTCTCCGTGGATACAACGCAAGTGTATTCTTGTACGTGTTATAACTGACGTAGTCAGGTTTGTGAATGAACGCCTTCACCGTAGCATTGTTGCTCTTGTTTTCGCCGTTTCTAAGGGAGCAAGTTAAACATCGTGATGTTGAGTTAGTGTGTTTGCGAAGGAGCGTTTCACGATGAAGAGCAATCAAAGAAAGACGAAAATGAAGAGTCAAAGTCATAgatagtggagtaaaagtgcTGGGGAGGACACTGCGTAGACAGTAGGCATCAAGGACGAAGAGACAGACAAGAGTAAGagtaaaacagagagaggatcTCCATCAATAGTCCCTGCTGATGTTGTGAATTTATGAGAAAAGTGTCTGCACACATAGATGCAGCTTTGCGGATTACTTTGAGGCACTTCTACAGACTCCCTGCTGAGCACAGGTGAgtcttcttctctgctgttATAGGTTCTAATAATGTTGGCTCGTGACATAGAAGACGAAGAACCAGACATTAGTTTGAACTGCTACGATTAatctatttaaatgtgttttttaaaatgaaaattcaacatatttcagcttcttaaatgtgaataagtcTGCTCTTTTGTGGACATTTCAGATAtaaaccaaacaactaatcaataaTTGGTTTAAAGAATCAAATTcttcttattatcattattatcatattgttcatttatatgtgtacatgtgaatatataatcattttttacacagttattataacaacattataatatactgtatgtgcattgtgattgatgttattattattattattattattattattatgtaatggTCCATTAGGCATGTACatgctatacacacacacacaaaataatcattattcaAGTTGTAGCGCCTACAAAAAAACTTCTTCCCAAATGATACTCCATCGTTAAACCAGTTAACTAAGAACATTGTGACTATTATGAACCTGGTTTTGACAGGTGACAGCAACAAACTTGCACTGATGGAGAAATATGAAAAGCTGGCCAAAATTGGAGAGGGCTCCTATGGCGTGGTGTTCAAGTGCAAACACAGAGATACCGGCCAGATCGTGGCAATCAAGAAGTTTGTGGAGTCTGAGGACGATCCAGTCATCAAGAAGATAGCACTGAGAGAAATACGGATGCTGAAGGTGAGAGGAGACGATCGTACGAGCACACGATAGCATCAGTTCATGTCTAATACAACTGGAGGCACACAGCTACAACATGCATGGGCAAAAATACAGAGGTGGGGTTCCTTGTTCCTGTTGCAGTACACAGTAGTGAATTACACTGAGGTACAAAACTCTTATGCATGAAACAAACAATACACCATGTAGCAATAAGTGCCCATGGCCCAGttgaagggaattgggcttgtaactggacggttgccagttcaaattcCCCCCAGGTCAAggatacccctgagcaaggtaacCAATCCATACTGGTCATTGTTAActggacacactaaattgatGGGTTAAATAACCCAGCTTCTACAACACCAAGGCACCAAACACCATGCAGTCCACTCTCTACATTTACAACCTAAGTTACAATTATTAAATTGCTATATAATTTGTCACGTGTGAGGTAACCTCAGTGGATTTGATTTCCATCATTTTTGTCTGTAAAACGCTGATGGGAAGTGTTCATCTTGTCCTGTTGGTCCCACAGCAGCTGAAACATGTCAATCTGgtcaacctgctggaggtgttCAGGAGGAAAAGACGGCTTCACTTGGTGTTTGAGTTCTGTGAACAGACGGTCCTCAATGAGCTGGACAAACACCCTCGAGGGTAGGTCACGTGAAGTACAACAGTCTGATGTGCAACTGAGTAGCAGTTGTTAAATTCCTCATGCAACCTGTGGTCACTAAATATGACATTAGTTTCGTTTttgcaacaaaaacagcaaaccTAAGCTACAAGGCCAAGTTGCTGACAGtcaatatttcttttcttctctgtgtcgTGAGGCTGTGCGGCAGAAACTCTAGCTGCTCCTGAAAACAAAAGGCACAGTTGCTGTTAGAGACAGACCGGAGGTCACCTGGGTGACGAGAGGACTGTGCAAATAAAGAGTTTCTTTATTTGAAATCATTGTGATGATGAATGagaaaacttttgtttttttgttttgtttctcttacGACAACCAGTATTCCTTTGTGTCTCGTTTTCTGCAGCGTACCCGAGGCTCAGCTGAAAAGCATAGTGTGGCAGACGCTGCAGGCTGTGAACTTCTGCCACAAGCACAATGTCAGTATATCTTTATTGTACATGGTATTTGAATCAATGTGTTTCTTtgattttgatacatttataaCTTGTTTGATTCTCACTCATTTTGTGTGTTGGTTAGTTTAGTAAATGACAAGTTTGGACTTTGTCATTCGTCATATAAACCTCTCTCATGATTTCATCTTCTCTGTATTGACCATGATGACCTCCTCTGTTGCTCAGAAACTGCACATCATGTTTTCCTAAGTCCCTGATCCTGAGTGTTCATGTTCCAGTGCATCCACCGTGACGTGAAGCCAGAGAACATCCTCCTGACCAAAACCGGAGTCATCAAGCTCTGCGACTTTGGCTTCGCCCGCATCCTGAGTAGGTCACTCAGAAGGCCATGGCATTTATGTGCATTTAGTGTTAATGTGCCTCTAATGACTTATTCAACATGGAACCTGTATTATCCCCAGCTGACGGGCCTCCACACTTCAGTTTCTATAAATGCATCACATAGGAGGAGCATTCACCCAGTTAGTTTGCCTCTGTGTAGTGTGTCTCTGTTTAGCCTCCCCGGCCTTAGGTTTCAGTGTTGTGTTACCATACATTAACAAGTCATTCAACGTGCCTTGTAATCCCCTCCTGTACAATGTATGTGTTATTTAGTGTTCATTATTCAGtttctaagtgtgtgtgtgtgtccgtacAAGTCATCTCCATCTCTTTGTGTGCTGGTTTAATCAGCGGGACCAGAGGACGACTACACGGACTACGTAGCGACCCGCTGGTACCGAGCCCCTGAGCTGCTGGTTGGGGACACTCAGTATGGGCCTCCAGTGGACGTGTGGGCTCTGGGCTGTGTTTTTGCTGAGCTGCTCAACGGGAATCCACTCTGGCCCGGGAAGTCTGATGTGGACCAGCTCTACCTCATCAGAAAAACTCTAGGTATGCATGCACAGACTGGGGTTGAATGAGGTGCTGGTAGTGCTAAGTGTACACATAGTTAGTGCTTTACAGAGAGCTGCAGGCAGACACATGTGTATCTGTGGCAGGAACAACCCAGAATTGCACAagtcagtgggaaaaaaaacttgaggTTTAATAAGATAATCAATGGCAGAAGTATCcaaaactacaacaacaacaaaaaaaacagcagacaaaTTGCAGTCTAAATACACCAGGGAACCTGACAGAGGACATAAATGCTGCAACACTTGAATAAGGACAGAGACAAACTGTCAGAGAACCTCAGGGAAGGGCAGGTTTATATGCTCTAGGTGAGTGGGAGACAATTAGGCACAGGTGGAACACATTGGGGCAGGTGCAGGTAATCAAAGGGGTGGGAACAACACAGgagggcaggaagtgaagacagCACCTGAAaagtacatttcaaaataaaacaggaaatggaaaaaaatgggcTAGTATAACATAATGAACTTGTGTCACTCTCCCCAGAGCAGAGTCCACTGACAAAAGCAAACCTTTCATAAAACAACACCAGAGTTACAACTTACCGATGTTTAATTGTCATTTTATAACTTCAGCTTTATAACACAAGCTTACAGGAAGAGGCTGCAGTAGACGAACTGCAGACCAATTCTAGAAgtgaaattgttgtttttgtcaatggacTCTGGTAAAAGcaagtgagtgatttacaaagtgACCTATTTTAGGTTTGCAAACCAtttaccaaacacacacacgcagacctGAATTCAAATGATGGCTCAGGATAACAATTCTGATGACTCTTCATTTCGGATGTCAGGTGACCTGATCCCTCGTCACCAGCAGGTCTTCCGCTCTAACGTTTTCTTCAGTGGAGTCAGTATTCCTGAACCTGACACAACGGTAGGAAAGCGATGACATGATGTAAAAGTGCTGAAAGTGTGATAAAGGAGAAGTcgttcaacattttcttttttgctcgTAGGAGCCGTTGGAAAAGCGATTCCACGGTGTGTCATCTCAAGCCCTTCAGGTTATGAAGGTATGTTGAAGTTTAACACTGTGTGGTAGATATGCTGGGGCAATATTAGCTTATGCTTAATGAATTAGTATTGGCTGACATGTCGTCATCTGACTCTTTGGGTTAATGTGTCAGAATTTATAAACACTGTACATGTCTGTGTGAGCAGTCGTGCCTCCTGATGGACCCCTCTCTCCGGTTGTCCTGTGaagagctgctggagc
This Solea senegalensis isolate Sse05_10M linkage group LG8, IFAPA_SoseM_1, whole genome shotgun sequence DNA region includes the following protein-coding sequences:
- the LOC122773575 gene encoding cyclin-dependent kinase-like 1; amino-acid sequence: MEKYEKLAKIGEGSYGVVFKCKHRDTGQIVAIKKFVESEDDPVIKKIALREIRMLKQLKHVNLVNLLEVFRRKRRLHLVFEFCEQTVLNELDKHPRGVPEAQLKSIVWQTLQAVNFCHKHNCIHRDVKPENILLTKTGVIKLCDFGFARILTGPEDDYTDYVATRWYRAPELLVGDTQYGPPVDVWALGCVFAELLNGNPLWPGKSDVDQLYLIRKTLGDLIPRHQQVFRSNVFFSGVSIPEPDTTEPLEKRFHGVSSQALQVMKSCLLMDPSLRLSCEELLELPYFQEEGGTNWGRESERPGRRHDKGSRRRQAGAQYLPHLPNSNISPAPDVKKQVKHKYHLPNI